The sequence tttaggcTATAGAGTAATTCAGTTAAGCTACATTAAATAATTTAGTTATCATACGCCTACCAGCGCAGGACGGACTATCTTATTTTCTGGGAAAAGTACAACTGAAATCAATTTTAACTTGATGTCACTGAGTGTAAAATGATTATGAAAAGCTAATCAGTGCTCTGTGACAACAGAAATACTGAGCTGGGTGTGAGAACAAATGCATTCAATTATAAACCCACCAACATAACGGGAAAAACTTTGACTGAAAAAAAGCTCTTCCATCTTCTTTCAAAACTTTTCCCAAAAGTTGGGCTTGACTGGGATTCATCAGTGTTGTTCTTCATATGCATTTTTTCCTGGTTTGAGGTTAATCGGAGCATTTTAAGAATCCAAAAATCACTGCATTTTCCGATATTCTTGTTGTACACAAATGTACAGAAAGTTGGAGTACATACTGCACATGAGAAAATACGAGCCTGTTATTGTACTTTTTCaatcttttgttaaaaatcCACAAGACATCTTCGTTATCGTGGATCGAGCCGATTACGTCCTCGCTCTTTCTCGCCTGCACTGAAAACTGCAGCGGTGCAACAAATTTCGCTGTCCTGCGCTCCTCAGACGCCACAGTCGCTGGTTCTGTCTTGGACTTTGCGAGTCAGGATGAGCACGGTAGACAAGGAGGCAACGGAAACGTGGAAGAGGAGCTGCCACGCGTTTCTCAAGCCGAGCAGGTGCAAGTTGCATAGGACGATCACACTTAACAGAGTGAAGCACTTCAGTTTCTTCACAGATGAGTGGAAAAGGTAGAGGTGGCACTACGGAGCGATTCACACGGAGAAGCGTCAGAGAAAGATGGACGGCAGCATATTTCTGTTTGCAATCAAGAGTCAAGCTACTATGTGAACTACTATTTACCTGAAAAACACAGCAAGCAAATGCCAGGAGAAATGCCACAACATTCCAAATGCTTTCATAATCATCCTgcgaaaacaaaaataatacataaacttttaaaaaagttgaTTTGTTTTCCGGTCTCAGTCGGCTTGCTGCgtttatttctgattaattcaCCCAATTTGTGCACACCTCATGATAACAACTCAGCTTTCACCGTAAAATGCTAATGCACAGCGGTCAGTTCAGCCAGCTTACCTTATCTGTAATTAAAATTAGCTTACGCAAGCCTATTTCCAAATATCCCgacttaaacaaacaaacaaacaaactggtttGCTATGCAAGAGAGAAAGTTACAACTTATGATTGTTTTTCACATCATTTAGACTCCCCAAATAAACAGCACCATTAATAATATTTGAAATGACAGTAATCAGATGCCAGCACTAATTGTACCTGGAACGTGTACTCCATGAGGTGAACCCCACGGATAACATTCAAAGACGCACACATGATATTGAGGATGAGAGAGAGGATGCCCGGGGCCGTCACTGGTTCCAGTCTTTGATTTTGACCTGTTAAACACAAGAAAGCGACAATATAAACacttcaaaacaagaaaacacaatgaGAAACAAGAAAATATCCTCATTCCTGCATTACAAAGAATTCATCCTGGCTGTCAAAGGCAGGAAGCAGAGTGCTCTGTTTCAAGTGCTTTTAGCCTTACCAGATCCAGGACCCTGCTCCATGTGCCCATTTGCAGTGCCATTGGTTAGCTCCACCTCATCCAGGTTTATTACTTGAGGTGGATGGATCCTCAGCTCCTCCTGGACTTCTGCCAAAGTCACCTCTAGGGCCGGGCCACCACTGTGGTTGTACTGCTGCTTCAGCTTCTGAATAATGCTGTCTGTCAGTTGGCAGCAAGATTCAGAGGTAAATTCaaagatttaatttatttaattgtgtgttaacacatcttaaatttaaagcaaaagaaagaaaaaacttttgCAATCCCAAAAGACACTATCAAATCTATATGAGGCAATTTCGCTCCCCTCACCAAATTCCAAAAATGGATATGGCCTGGCTGCCAAGGCAACAACAGTGCTTTTGAAGCATGCTGTGAACTCCCAGCGCAGATCTTCCAGGAAGCAGAAGGCTTTAGCAACAGGGAGGCTGCAGTGACACACAGTCATGTAGGATACACCCTCTGAAGAGACGAAGCTGAACAGGTGAGAGGAGAAAAGGTGTTTAGTAAACAAACAGCCTGAAGCAGCGTGACGTGGATGCCCCTCTGTTCACATGGACAACACTGCGTATGTCGACCGTACCACAAAACCAAATACGTGCCGATTTGCTTTAAGGCTGTGTGTTGTGCATTTTTGCAGTTAGACAGGTTCTTATGAatctgtgtgctgctgctgctgcttttcgtTTGTTGCGTGCTTACTATATATTGAGCTCCTGGCCCTTAATGGTCCCTCTGTCGGGGAAGCGGGCCAGCGCCTTGCTGATGGTCTTAATCTGCTGCTTCCTCTGCTGGAGCTCTCGGTTGTGTTCAAAGTCTGTGGAGGCTGACAGGGGGAGTCCATCCCTGACCCGAACCACAAAGGCAAACAGGATCACAGACATTATCCACTCGGTCCATGAAGCACACACTGCCTACGCAGAGCACAAAGCAAGATCAGATTACTGTTATCATATTGATTGGAATAGCACATTTAAGTTGGGGATATAGTGCTGATGATAGCTGTTATATAAACTGTCAgtagtataaataaatacagctaGTATCATGCTaataacacataaaataaactgagcTGTTAGTCTTACACTCAAATTTAGTATTCTATATTTTTTACACTACATTTTCCTTTCTTATCAAATTGTGTGTTATTATTCTATTATAATAAAATACTTCATGTAGAATATTTTGGTCAcaatatttcttcttcttcttctttcagctgcttctgCCCCCATCGGACCCTATCCTCAGAATTGTCCTCTGGCACACCAACTCTCCGCATGTCCTCTTTCACTATACATCAACAAAGCTCCTCtatggtcttcctcttttcctacTGCCTGGCAGCTCTGTATCCATCCACTACTCCTGCTTTCCACATATCCAAAGCAtttcagccttgcctctctaactctCTAGCTCTAAAATAAACCTAAACCTAAATAAAATCTTAACATTCTCACCTCTGGCACCTCCAGCTGTGcctcctgtttttttgtttgtttttttgtcagtgccaccgTCTCCAAACCATAAATGAAAGGAGGTCTAACTTGCAAACCATCTAGTAAaacttccctttcactcttgctggtATCCTTCTGCCACTAATCGCCCCTGACATTCGTAACACTCCCACCCTACCTGCCTTGTTTTGGATGGTTGAATCCAGGTATGTAGCCCATCGACATTCATTACCTTTCCTCTCCCTCTTAGTTTACtaactttcattcctcttttctCCGGACAATACCTGCACCTTTTCAGGTTCTCTCCCACTTGCTCTTTCCTCTAAGTACAAATCCCAACgttgtctgcaaacatcatatACCAGCGAGACTCCTGTCTGACCTCACCTGTCAATTTGTCCATCACCATTGGTAACGATATTTGTCTACGTGAAATGTGATATTGTTTTCATTAATTCTCCTTACATtaactaactaaataaataactttccgaaaaaaactaaacactgCATTTCAGACTGCATTAGGTTTAGTTGGTGTGAATAGATGGTAACTGAACAGGGAAACTGCGTAGGTTTAAAATCTCTGTAGTCTCTGTAGTTAAACACCACTTAGAAATCTTTGAGCTAAGACAATTTAAACACTCGTAACAACATCTCGTTGCAGCTTACCTCATTATCATGGGTTTCATGCTGCACCTTGTCCCTAAGCTATTGTAGTTGAGCTGACTAATGCATCttatcacaaacaaaaacacgccATAAGCAGGCAGGAAACCCGCCCCAGCTTCGCGATGCAAAAGCAATCAATGATCGATAAAGAGAGCCGTCCTTAATAACGACTTATAATAGCGAAGTAAGACCTTAAATCAAAATTAGTCCAGCGAGCTAACTTCAAATGTGCTTCCTGATAcaacaaaaccacaacaaatctTCTACGGCAAGCCGAAAGGGACAAAACTACTAAACTGCCCACCCACCAGTCGGCTTTCTAACCAGCACTCGTCACTCAAAAAAGGGAACTCAAATGCTAAGTGGCGACCGTCAGTGACTAGCTGATTCTTGGCTAGCTACTGTACAGAGGTAAGTTACATAGATCAAAGCTTTTAATAACCTTTGGTAGGATTTTCAGCGTTGAAATAAATGCTAACAGTCTCTGCAAacgagtgatttttttttacgtaAGCTGCTTAGCTAACTTTAGCCAGCTCCTAGCTGTTAGCTCCGCCGCTTTGGAAAAGCGCCTAACATTTGTGTGAACAGTGTTCTCGTTGTAGCCTGGGGAGATTTCACACCGTTTTAATACTCGCAGCATGGCTTAAACCCTCAGTAACCTTAGGTCGTTTTCAGATAAACCCGAGCTACAAGGTGTGCCGTGCTGGCTGCTAACGTTGTACAAGAAATGCAAAAGGACATTCTCGGTTTCTGGGTTTACAGCATTGTTTtaaggttttgtgttttgttttttgttttgtttagttttgttttggggggggagtGCGCTTTAGTGGTTACTGTAGTCTGCATGACATGCAAGGTAAATATCTAAAGAGCTCAGTGGAGGAGGGACTTCTCCAGAAGTTGGTTATTGTTTTCTATTCGTAGCAGCCACGATCTAACTGTTCATGCAGATGCCATTCCTCGTTAACCAAACATAGTCAAGGCTAGTAATATGACACGAGTTCTGCTGTAAATGCAATGCAGCTCTGCTTATCTGAAAAGACAGGCCGTGTTGCACTTTCATTACTCGTAAAGCTCTTTGGCAGTTCAGTCTGCTCACCCACACAAATTCCAGATAGACCAAACATTTCCTTGTACTGTAGCTGTCATTAAAACTGCATTGCTCAGACTAAAAACATTGTGGTTTTCCAACTCATGGCTCAGCAGTAAAGCTCTTCAACAAGTTGGTGCATGGTTTTGAGGagatttcttttgtgtgtgtgtgtgtgtgtgtgtgtgtgtgtgtgtgtgtatgtatgtatgtatgttgtatatatattatatattgtcACATGATGAAGGTAAACATTGGGATCTATTGATGGTGCTTGCTTTAATTGTCTGCTGGGTGCTTGTCCATATATAAATCAAACATGCTCAAACTAAAAGCTGTAAATACACTTCCAGGTTATTGTTAATGTTACAAAGCAGGCTCAGCCAGAGTGGtgacatttcagtgtttgtcaCAGAGCAATAAATATACAGTAAGGAGTCTGTGGTGCGCTCTGCTCGGATTTGCATAGCCTCTGTATGTCCCCACAgacttctctctctgtctctcccctaCCATTGCTCTCTCCTCCCCTTTCTGTTTCTTCCTCCTTTGCTGTCATTTAGTCTCTCCGTTGTATACAGCCTCTTTCCAATGTGCTGTGTCTCTGTTGGCTTAAACATACGtataaaaaaagggggggggggggagcattgttttttgtttttttttatgcttagcttcttttgtttttgcattttaggTCATCTGGACTTTGATCGCAATGGGGGTGAAAGACCGCCCTCAGTGTTACTTTGATGTGGAGCTCAACCGGGAGCCAAGTAAGGGAAATCCTTATCAGTTTACAGGTGGAGGGAATAGTTAGTTAGAGCCTACCTTAACTTCCATACTTTGAACTGATAtgtaaaaaaaggatttttaaattaatgttatgtatagattttgtttttggtgttcAAGCTTTTCATTGATattcatttacaaaatgaaagtGGCTCACTCAGTGGTGAATAAACTTGATAGACTGGTTTAGCGTCAGCTGTATCTGTGCTGAGAGGTTATATTTCTATATAACCCCTGATAGCTGCTCAGAATGGAAATATTGACCAGACTGTTTTAGTGACTTTATCCTGAAAGATGTAGCTGATGCCCTTCTTCCACAGCTGTCCCTCACATAGTATCAGACTTGCCATTAGCTACAGAGAGGTTTCTGTAATAGAAACTTGTAGCTTGTAATAGAAAATGTAGCTGTGAACTATTAAAGATTGTTTCCGGTTGTTtacatgttgttgtttatatgtgatttattttgactttgtttAAAGATGATACTTTTAGTGACTCTTCTTTCCCCCTTATGTGTCTTGTAGTTGGGCGTATAGTCTTTCAGCTTTTTTCGGATATTTGTCCCAAGACCAGCAAAAACTTCCTCTGTTTGTGCACTGGTGAGTAATCCTCATTCAGAGATATCTTCCAGTCAAATGTCATGACCTTACAGCATTTCGTTAATCGCATATTTGAATAATTCTGCTTAAAAATGTGATTCAACATGGCAAAACCCAGACTAAAGTGCAAGATTTTCACTACTTTAACTCTAAAATTTCAAAACTACTTGATTAACatggaaaaacacatttcatttatgtagctttcttttctgtgtatttgtttaaattcatttttatcaaATGTCAAATTGTCCCCAGTGGTTTCATAACGATGCAGGTAAATAGTGAATTGTAGCAGGTTTTTAAATCGCCAAATAAATAATCCACCAGATAAATAATCCACTTTGTTGACAAAAGGCTGTTTATCGATCAAAGTCTGCACAGCATTATCACCACAGGCTAAAGACTGAAGAGTCGGCAGGATCGCTGATGTGGGAATTATTGTCCAGCGGTAGTAGTGCGTCAGCACTCGTTGGTAGTCCGTTGAGCCACCTGCACAGATTGTCCGTTGTCAGATAGGGGCAGTGTCAAAAATCTCTGGGGTACTCCGAAGCTGCAGAGAAGAGTGATGGCACTATTGCCATTGCCATTCATGGCAGATTGCACAgtgttttagtttcatttagttttgtttctgcAACACTGAGTTGAAGACACGTATGAAGTGTATGATAGTCAGTTTTTAATTGCCATTTTAATGATATATCCATACACAAGCTCATAGTTTGACACACTACACATGGAGGGAAGCTACAGCAGTTTGAAAAGATTAGACTTTCTTGAATAAACACACACGGCAATGTCTTTGCTTCCAGTTTTGACTTCTTTCCTTTATCAGCACTGACGTGGCGACACCTAACCTTCAGGAGAATACTGCACACACTACCTGCGCTTTAACAGTGAGCGTAAACAGAAGTGGTTCTGTGACAGTGATAACATCAGCGTGCAAAGCGACTAACTAAAAGCTGAAGTGAGgggaaaacaaagttaaaaacaacaaaattcatTTACTGCACCACACCAGTCCGTAGTTTTCACGCTGTATCTTTTCATCTGTGAtggattttttggggggtgctTAACTTCCT is a genomic window of Astatotilapia calliptera chromosome 9, fAstCal1.2, whole genome shotgun sequence containing:
- the sec22c gene encoding vesicle-trafficking protein SEC22c, whose protein sequence is MSVILFAFVVRVRDGLPLSASTDFEHNRELQQRKQQIKTISKALARFPDRGTIKGQELNIYFVSSEGVSYMTVCHCSLPVAKAFCFLEDLRWEFTACFKSTVVALAARPYPFLEFDSIIQKLKQQYNHSGGPALEVTLAEVQEELRIHPPQVINLDEVELTNGTANGHMEQGPGSGQNQRLEPVTAPGILSLILNIMCASLNVIRGVHLMEYTFQDDYESIWNVVAFLLAFACCVFQCHLYLFHSSVKKLKCFTLLSVIVLCNLHLLGLRNAWQLLFHVSVASLSTVLILTRKVQDRTSDCGV